Proteins encoded by one window of Puntigrus tetrazona isolate hp1 chromosome 17, ASM1883169v1, whole genome shotgun sequence:
- the ctsl.1 gene encoding cathepsin L.1, with the protein MRVLVIAAAFLAVASAASLSLEDLEFHAWKMKFGKIYRSVEEESQRKQTWMSNRKLVLVHNMMADQGIKSYRLGMTYFADMSNEEYRQVVFRGCLGSMNNTKARGGATFFRLKDAVVLPSSVDWRDKGYVTDVKDQKDCGSCWAFSTTGSLEGQTFKKTGKLVSLSEQQLVDCSGSFGNMGCGGGLMDQAFQYIKANGGLDTEESYPYEAIDDTCRFNPSTVGATCTGYVDITSGDESALQEAVATIGPVSVAIDAGHSSFQLYESGVYNEPDCSSSDLDHGVLAVGYGSSSGEDYWIVKNSWGLDWGNKGYILMSRNKNNQCGIATASSYPLVCRVTDIKEMYILHTIKYSGLTRFKNKCFWRKNVGEGDRRNETVTLDSQFCFISCSFCSTSHSCLSLYRMRVLVVAAAFLAVASAASLSLEDLEFHAWKMKFGKIYRSVEEESQRKQTWMSNRKLVLVHNMMADQGIKSYRLGMTYFADMSNEEYRQVVFRGCLGSMNNTKARGGATFFRLKDAVVLPSSVDWRDKGYVTDVKDQEQCGSCWAFSATGALEGQTFKKTGKLVSLSEQQLVDCSGSFGNMGCGGGLMDQAFQYIKANGGLDTEESYPYEAIDDTCRFNPSTVGATCTGYVDITSGDESALQEAVATIGPVSVAIDAGHSSFQLYESGVYNEPDCSSSDLDHGVLAVGYGSSSGEDYWIVKNSWGLDWGNKGYILMSRNKNNQCGIATASSYPLV; encoded by the exons ATGAGGGTTTTGGTCATTGCTGCTGCTTTTCTGGCTGTTGCCAGCGCTGCCAGTCTTTCTCTGGAGGACTTGGAGTTTCACGCATGGAAAATGAAATTTG GTAAGATCTACCGTTCTGTGGAGGAAGAGTCTCAGCGTAAGCAGACCTGGATGTCCAATCGCAAACTGGTTTTGGTCCACAACATGATGGCAGATCAGGGCATCAAATCCTACAGGCTTGGCATGACATACTTTGCTGACAtg AGCAACGAGGAATACAGGCAGGTGGTGTTCCGTGGATGCCTGGGCTCCATGAATAACACTAAGGCCCGTGGTGGTGCTACCTTCTTCCGGCTGAAGGATGCTGTTGTGCTGCCCAGTTCTGTGGACTGGAGGGACAAGGGCTATGTGACTGATGTTAAAGACCAGAAAGATTGTGGATCATGCTGGGCTTTCAGTACA acTGGTTCCCTGGAGGGTCAGACATTCAAGAAGACAGGAAAACTGGTGTCTCTGAGTGAGCAGCAGCTGGTGGACTGCTCTGGTTCTTTTGGGAACATGGGCTGTGGTGGAGGACTAATGGACCAGGCCTTCCAGTACATTAAAGCCAACGGGGGTCTGGATACAGAGGAGTCCTACCCATATGAGGCCATT GACGATACGTGCCGCTTTAACCCGAGCACTGTGGGAGCCACCTGCACAGGATATGTTGATATCACCAGTGGGGATGAAAGTGCACTACAGGAGGCTGTTGCCACAATCGGCCCTGTATCTGTCGCCATCGACGCTGGACACAGCAGCTTTCAGCTCTATGAATCCG GTGTCTACAATGAGCCTGATTGCAGCAGCTCTGACTTAGATCATGGTGTCTTGGCTGTTGGATACGGAAGTTCAAGTGGAGAGGACTATTGGATCGTCAAGAACAG CTGGGGTCTTGACTGGGGTAACAAGGGCTACATCCTGATGTCCAGGAACAAGAACAACCAGTGTGGCATCGCTACTGCATCCAGTTACCCTCTGGTTT GCCGGGTGACTGACATCAAGGAAATGTATATACTACATACCATCAAGTACTCAGGTTTAaccagatttaaaaacaaatgcttttggAGGAAAAATGTGGGGGAGGGCGACAGAAGAAACGAAACAGTGACGTTAGACAGTCAGTTCTGTTTTATCTCGTGCAGTTTTTGTTCAACCTCACACTCGTGTCTTTCTCTGTACAGGATGAGGGTTTTGGTCGTTGCTGCTGCTTTTCTGGCTGTTGCCAGCGCTGCCAGTCTTTCTCTGGAGGACTTGGAGTTTCACGCATGGAAAATGAAATTTG GTAAGATCTACCGTTCTGTGGAGGAAGAGTCTCAGCGTAAGCAGACCTGGATGTCCAATCGCAAACTGGTTTTGGTCCACAACATGATGGCAGATCAGGGCATCAAATCCTACAGGCTTGGCATGACATACTTTGCTGACAtg AGCAACGAGGAATACAGGCAGGTGGTGTTCCGTGGATGCCTGGGCTCCATGAATAACACTAAGGCCCGTGGTGGTGCTACCTTCTTCCGGCTGAAGGATGCTGTTGTGCTGCCCAGTTCTGTGGACTGGAGGGACAAGGGCTATGTGACTGATGTTAAAGACCAGGAGCAGTGTGGATCATGCTGGGCTTTCAGTGCA ACCGGTGCCCTGGAGGGTCAGACATTCAAGAAGACAGGAAAACTGGTGTCTCTGAGTGAGCAGCAGCTGGTGGACTGCTCTGGTTCTTTTGGGAACATGGGCTGTGGTGGAGGACTAATGGACCAGGCCTTCCAGTACATTAAAGCCAACGGGGGTCTGGATACAGAGGAGTCCTACCCATATGAGGCCATT GACGATACGTGCCGCTTTAACCCGAGCACTGTGGGAGCCACCTGCACAGGATATGTTGATATCACCAGTGGGGATGAAAGTGCACTACAGGAGGCTGTTGCCACAATCGGCCCTGTATCTGTCGCCATCGACGCTGGACACAGCAGCTTTCAGCTCTATGAATCCG GTGTCTACAATGAGCCTGATTGCAGCAGCTCTGACTTAGATCATGGTGTCTTGGCTGTTGGATACGGAAGTTCAAGTGGAGAGGACTATTGGATCGTCAAGAACAG CTGGGGTCTTGACTGGGGTAACAAGGGCTACATCCTGATGTCCAGGAACAAGAACAACCAGTGTGGCATCGCTACTGCATCCAGTTACCCTCTGGTTTAA